In one window of Cucumis melo cultivar AY unplaced genomic scaffold, USDA_Cmelo_AY_1.0 utg001968l, whole genome shotgun sequence DNA:
- the LOC127147815 gene encoding NADH dehydrogenase [ubiquinone] iron-sulfur protein 3 — protein sequence MDNQSIFKYSWETLPKKWVKKRERSEHGNRSDTNTDYLFQLLCFLKLHTYTRVQVSIDICGVDYPSRKLRFSVVYNLLSTRYNSRIRVQTSADEVTRISPVVSLFPSAGRWEREVWDMFGVSSINHPDLRRISTDYGFEGHPLRKDLPLSGYVEVRYDDPEKRVVSEPIEMTQEFRYFDFASPWEQRSDG from the coding sequence atgGATAACCAAtccattttcaaatatagttgGGAGACTCTCCCCAAGAAATGGgtcaaaaaaagagaaagatcgGAACATGGGAATAGATCGGATACCAATACGGACTACCTATTTCAATTGTTGTGCTTTCTCAAATTGCATACCTATACAAGGGTTCAAGTTTCGATCGATATTTGCGGAGTTGATTATCCCTCTCGAAAACTCAGATTTTCAGTGGTCTATAATTTACTGAGTACTCGGTATAACTCACGCATTCGTGTACAAACCAGTGCAGACGAAGTAACACGAATATCTCCGGTAGTCAGTCTATTTCCATCAGCCGGCCGGTGGGAGCGAGAAGTTTGGGATATGTTTGGTGTTTCTTCCATCAATCATCCGGATCTACGCCGTATATCAACAGATTATGGTTTCGAGGGTCATCCATTACGAAAAGACCTTCCTCTGAGTGGATATGTGGAAGTACGCTATGATGATCCAGAGAAACGTGTGGTTTCTGAACCCATTGAGATGACCCAAGAATTTCGCTATTTCGATTTTGCTAGTCCTTGGGAACAGCGTAGCGACGGATAA